From Rhodamnia argentea isolate NSW1041297 chromosome 10, ASM2092103v1, whole genome shotgun sequence, a single genomic window includes:
- the LOC115733583 gene encoding superoxide dismutase [Cu-Zn] 2: MTGVKAVALIAGAANVRGSVQFLQQPNGATQVKGRISGLSPGLHGFHIHALGDTTNGCNSTGPHFNPRNKHHGAPTDSERHAGDLGNIVAGPDGVAEVSIVDAQIPLTGQHSILGRAVVVHADPDDLGKGGHELSKTTGNAGARLGCGIIGLQSSV; the protein is encoded by the exons ATGACCGGCGTGAAAGCGGTGGCCCTCATCGCCGGCGCCGCCAACGTCAGGGGCTCTGTGCAGTTCCTCCAGCAACCCaacg GGGCGACGCAGGTGAAAGGGAGGATCAGCGGCCTCTCCCCGGGCCTCCATGGCTTCCACATCCACGCCCTCGGCGACACCACCAATGGCTGCAACTCCACCG GACCGCATTTTAATCCGCGGAACAAACACCACGGAGCTCCCACCGATAGCGAGCGTCACGCCGGTGATTTGGGCAACATCGTGGCCGGCCCAGATG GAGTTGCTGAGGTTTCTATCGTGGATGCGCAG aTACCCCTAACTGGCCAGCACTCAATATTGGGAAGGGCTGTTGTCGTCCACGCTGATCCTGATGATCTTGGCAAAG GTGGGCATGAACTTAGCAAGACAACTGGGAACGCAGGTGCTAGACTCGGATGCG GCATCATTGGGCTCCAGTCATCGGTTTAG